A section of the Chloroflexota bacterium genome encodes:
- a CDS encoding aminoglycoside phosphotransferase family protein, with translation MLLTAENAVAVADSYGLLIGSPTPTVSDLSAGGVSNAVFKLESESVCLVLKQPLARLRVQTEWRIDRVRIFREAEGMRLWKSLVARDAVPAVHFVDKANYILAMSCAPPGHRNWKQELLARRLDPAAARTLGVMLADWQRAGGDEDLPRKLPATDTFVQGRLDPYLGDRLRGRHPSLAPALATLSAELLANRRCLVHGDYSPKNVLVGEEGSVCLLDFEICHFGHPAFDPAFMLTHLVLKSQHMPRAAGGFIALAEVFWDSYTSRLGGWLTPDHESITVRCLGGLLLARVDGQSPAEYLTDSGARRRVVDLGHRLLRNDSGTIGNACRMAAQCANESSLRT, from the coding sequence ATGCTGCTGACCGCTGAAAACGCCGTGGCCGTGGCCGATTCGTACGGATTGCTAATCGGCTCACCCACACCAACCGTGAGCGATCTTTCGGCCGGCGGGGTATCAAACGCGGTTTTCAAGCTCGAATCCGAATCAGTTTGCCTGGTACTCAAACAGCCCTTGGCCAGGTTGCGGGTACAGACCGAATGGCGCATCGACCGGGTCCGGATATTCCGCGAAGCCGAAGGGATGCGGCTGTGGAAAAGTCTGGTGGCGCGCGACGCCGTGCCGGCCGTGCATTTCGTTGACAAAGCCAATTACATTTTGGCAATGAGTTGTGCGCCTCCGGGGCACCGCAACTGGAAACAGGAATTGCTGGCCCGGCGACTTGATCCGGCCGCGGCCCGCACTCTGGGGGTCATGCTGGCCGACTGGCAACGCGCCGGCGGCGATGAAGACCTGCCCCGGAAGCTGCCGGCCACCGACACTTTCGTCCAGGGCCGCCTGGACCCCTACCTGGGGGACAGGCTGCGGGGCCGCCACCCCTCGCTGGCGCCCGCGCTGGCAACGCTGAGCGCCGAATTGCTCGCGAACCGCCGTTGCCTGGTTCACGGTGACTATTCGCCCAAGAACGTCCTCGTCGGGGAAGAGGGGTCGGTCTGTCTGCTTGATTTTGAAATCTGCCATTTCGGGCACCCGGCGTTCGACCCGGCGTTCATGCTCACCCACCTGGTGCTCAAGTCCCAGCACATGCCGCGGGCGGCCGGCGGATTCATCGCGCTCGCCGAGGTCTTTTGGGATTCATATACGAGCCGACTCGGCGGGTGGTTGACGCCCGACCACGAATCGATCACCGTGCGGTGCCTGGGAGGATTGCTCTTGGCGCGCGTCGACGGACAATCGCCGGCCGAGTACCTGACCGATTCGGGCGCGCGCAGGCGCGTCGTAGATTTGGGCCACCGGTTGTTGCGTAACGACTCCGGAACAATCGGCAACGCCTGCCGGATGGCGGCCCAATGCGCCAACGAAAGCTCGCTGCGGACATGA
- a CDS encoding phosphopyruvate hydratase, which yields MTLIRSIRAREVLDSRGLPTVEVDLACDGGFGRAIVPSGASTGSHEAHESRDGDPTRYQGKGVRGAVAAVNGEIADYVVGMDCAEQDEIDQALINLDGTDNKVRLGANAVLGVSLAAAHAAASAAGLRLFEYLARFGSHQSLPTPMINIISGGLHAGKNLDFQDYLVVPGGADSIAQALEWTAAVRTQVALALARTGHSLLLADEGGFGPALESNRAALDLLTDSISAAGLEPGADVAIAIDVAAQHFFVDPGYRLAAENRRLEASELIEYLVGLTDHYPIVSIEDGLAEDDWGSWTELNGTLGNRIQVLGDDLFTTNPARLERGISTGAANAVLVKVNQIGTLTEALAALRRAQAANFATVVSARSGETEDSTIADLAVATGAGQIKIGSLARSERGAKYNQLLRIEDRAGAGIEYAGWAALAGK from the coding sequence ATGACCCTGATCAGATCAATTCGGGCCCGCGAAGTTCTGGATTCGCGCGGCCTGCCGACCGTCGAAGTCGACTTGGCCTGCGACGGCGGATTCGGCCGGGCGATCGTCCCGTCCGGGGCCTCCACCGGCAGCCACGAGGCTCACGAGTCCCGCGACGGCGATCCTACGCGCTACCAGGGCAAAGGCGTACGCGGGGCGGTGGCGGCAGTCAACGGCGAAATCGCCGACTACGTCGTCGGGATGGATTGCGCCGAACAAGACGAGATCGACCAAGCGCTAATCAACCTGGACGGCACCGACAACAAGGTGCGTTTAGGAGCCAACGCGGTCCTGGGCGTTTCGCTGGCCGCCGCCCACGCCGCCGCCAGCGCCGCCGGGTTGCGGCTGTTCGAATACCTCGCGCGGTTCGGCTCCCACCAGTCGCTTCCCACCCCGATGATCAACATCATCTCGGGCGGTCTGCACGCCGGGAAGAATCTTGATTTCCAGGACTACCTGGTCGTCCCGGGCGGTGCCGATTCGATAGCCCAGGCACTGGAATGGACGGCGGCCGTAAGGACCCAGGTTGCGCTGGCGTTGGCCCGCACCGGACATTCGCTGCTGCTGGCCGACGAGGGCGGTTTCGGGCCGGCGCTCGAGAGCAACCGCGCCGCGCTGGACCTATTGACTGACTCAATCTCGGCGGCCGGTTTGGAACCGGGTGCCGACGTTGCGATAGCGATCGACGTCGCCGCCCAGCACTTCTTCGTCGACCCCGGTTACCGGCTCGCCGCGGAGAACCGCCGCCTGGAGGCATCCGAGTTGATCGAGTACCTGGTGGGGCTGACCGATCACTATCCGATCGTCTCGATCGAGGACGGATTGGCCGAGGACGACTGGGGCTCCTGGACGGAGCTGAACGGAACCCTGGGCAATCGCATCCAGGTGCTGGGCGATGACCTGTTCACAACCAATCCGGCGCGGTTGGAGCGGGGTATTTCCACCGGGGCGGCCAACGCCGTCCTGGTGAAGGTGAACCAGATCGGCACCCTCACCGAGGCGCTTGCCGCGCTGCGCCGCGCCCAGGCGGCGAATTTTGCGACGGTGGTCTCGGCGAGATCGGGCGAAACCGAAGACTCGACCATCGCCGATCTGGCGGTGGCGACCGGCGCCGGGCAGATAAAGATCGGTTCGCTGGCGCGTTCCGAGCGCGGGGCCAAGTACAACCAGCTGTTGCGAATCGAGGACCGGGCGGGAGCCGGGATCGAATACGCCGGCTGGGCCGCGCTGGCCGGGAAATAG
- a CDS encoding glycosyltransferase family 9 protein, with the protein MTHPGAIEAVPLAGSARDGLVSAACRALAAGFPSAEDSAISAPRRVLVIKPGSLGDVLLAGAALASLRKGFPDAEISHLVGDWARPAAAGSPSVDSLIVCGPVGTPGAYTLRQYVRTANRIRARRFDAAIVLDRSPLMALLPWLAGIGVRAGLDSDGRGFALNYRTPVPPARHEGEIYLDVVRRIGLPVVRPDTWFRPPAAASAKARGLLAEMNPPSGCLVLAPGGGVNPGARRLDKRWAPDGFVRVARRLRDDAGVLPVLVGDANDQDAVGAVRVGLSGGPLLDLSRRLEFAEIGALLALAGRFLANDSAIAHLGAAVGSRGVVIYTATDPDIYGPQGGKVARLVAAPGAGVEGAAVAALMPRLDRPGSGSGPGRTAFL; encoded by the coding sequence TTGACGCACCCGGGGGCGATTGAGGCGGTCCCCTTGGCGGGGTCGGCACGCGACGGGTTAGTCAGCGCGGCCTGCCGGGCACTGGCGGCCGGCTTCCCTTCGGCCGAAGATTCGGCAATCTCGGCGCCGCGCCGGGTCCTGGTGATCAAGCCCGGCAGCCTGGGTGACGTACTCCTGGCGGGAGCCGCCCTGGCATCGCTGCGGAAGGGGTTCCCGGACGCCGAGATTTCGCACCTGGTAGGGGACTGGGCCAGGCCCGCCGCCGCCGGCAGTCCCAGCGTCGATAGCCTGATTGTGTGCGGTCCGGTGGGGACCCCGGGGGCTTACACTCTGCGCCAATACGTCCGGACCGCCAATCGAATCCGGGCGCGCAGGTTTGACGCTGCGATCGTGCTCGATCGGTCTCCCCTTATGGCCCTGTTGCCCTGGCTGGCCGGCATCGGCGTGCGAGCCGGGCTCGACAGCGATGGGCGCGGGTTCGCCCTCAACTACCGGACCCCGGTCCCGCCGGCGCGCCACGAAGGTGAAATCTATCTGGACGTGGTGCGCCGGATCGGTCTGCCGGTCGTCAGGCCCGATACCTGGTTTCGCCCGCCCGCCGCCGCAAGCGCGAAGGCCAGGGGCTTGCTGGCCGAAATGAACCCCCCGTCAGGCTGCTTGGTGCTGGCCCCCGGCGGCGGTGTAAATCCCGGCGCCCGCCGGCTTGACAAGCGCTGGGCACCGGATGGATTCGTCCGGGTGGCAAGGCGCCTGCGCGACGATGCCGGCGTTTTGCCGGTACTGGTCGGCGACGCGAACGATCAGGATGCGGTCGGAGCGGTCCGCGTGGGGCTCAGCGGCGGCCCGCTGCTTGACCTTTCCCGGCGGCTTGAATTCGCCGAAATCGGCGCGCTGCTGGCGTTGGCCGGTCGCTTCTTGGCCAACGATTCGGCGATTGCGCACCTGGGGGCGGCGGTCGGATCGCGCGGAGTCGTGATCTACACCGCGACCGATCCCGATATCTACGGCCCGCAAGGCGGGAAGGTCGCCAGGCTGGTGGCCGCGCCCGGAGCAGGCGTCGAGGGTGCAGCGGTCGCCGCGCTAATGCCACGGCTCGATCGGCCGGGGTCCGGATCCGGACCGGGACGAACCGCATTCTTATAA
- the fabZ gene encoding 3-hydroxyacyl-ACP dehydratase FabZ, producing MPESRTADGLPAVTELIPQRPPFLFIDHLLELVPGELAVAEYTVRGDEDFFEGHFPGNPILPGVIMVEALAQTGACLAMSAPANAGKLAVFAGIDELRFRRIVAPGARLEIRVRVERLRSRMGRGRGELFADGELAVSGRLTFGLIDAPGGD from the coding sequence ATGCCTGAATCCCGAACCGCGGACGGTTTGCCGGCGGTGACCGAACTGATCCCGCAGCGCCCGCCTTTCCTGTTCATCGACCACCTTCTGGAACTGGTGCCGGGCGAGCTGGCCGTGGCCGAATACACGGTGCGCGGCGACGAGGATTTCTTCGAGGGCCACTTCCCCGGAAACCCGATCCTGCCGGGGGTGATCATGGTCGAGGCTCTGGCCCAGACCGGGGCCTGCCTGGCGATGTCGGCTCCGGCCAACGCAGGCAAACTGGCGGTATTCGCCGGCATCGACGAACTCCGGTTCCGGCGCATCGTCGCTCCTGGCGCCCGCCTGGAGATTAGGGTTCGGGTCGAGCGCCTGCGCAGCCGCATGGGGCGCGGCCGCGGCGAGCTCTTCGCCGACGGCGAGCTGGCGGTTTCAGGCCGGCTGACGTTCGGCCTGATTGACGCACCCGGGGGCGATTGA
- the xylB gene encoding xylulokinase translates to MYLGIDVGTQGSRAIAIDESGTILASGSGEHALSTPRPGWTEQDPEEWWRAVKLAVAELGGKIDLREVRGVGLTGQMHGSVFLDEGEQVIRPALLWNDQRTAVQTAAMQDLAGDQLMGIALSPAITGFQAPKILWLRDNEPENYARIESVLLPKDFVRLRMSGRRATDAADASGVLLLDVARRRWSDQLLDAFQIPAHWLPEVFEGPQDTGGINAAAAAELGLPEGTPIAAGGGDNSAAAIGTGIVREGIVSASIGTSGVVFAHADRPVADPGGRIHTMCHSVPDAFHYMGVILSAGMSLRWLRDLLLDPASGARVVGEGDPYDLLTAAAADAPPGAEGLVFLPYLTGERTPHLDPDARGALVGVTLRHSVGHVARAVIEGVTFAMADCLHLISDLGVRADRVIATGGGARSDFWVQTMADVFGLPVQRTASEEGPAFGAAILGAVAGGGHSDVQTAVDACVGYSELFEPDTGRVESYRDYYGVFRALYRDHLREPSHQLAALVRDDA, encoded by the coding sequence ATGTATCTGGGGATTGACGTTGGCACCCAGGGTTCGCGGGCAATTGCGATCGACGAATCCGGCACCATTCTGGCGTCGGGATCGGGCGAGCACGCACTGTCCACCCCGCGCCCGGGCTGGACCGAACAGGACCCCGAGGAATGGTGGAGGGCGGTCAAGCTGGCGGTCGCCGAGCTGGGAGGCAAGATCGATCTGCGGGAAGTTCGAGGCGTTGGTCTGACCGGGCAGATGCACGGATCGGTTTTCCTCGACGAGGGCGAGCAGGTCATCCGTCCCGCGTTGCTTTGGAACGATCAACGCACCGCCGTCCAGACCGCGGCCATGCAGGATCTTGCCGGCGATCAACTCATGGGAATCGCCCTGAGTCCCGCAATCACCGGATTCCAGGCCCCGAAGATCCTCTGGCTGCGCGACAACGAACCCGAAAACTACGCCCGAATCGAATCGGTCCTGCTCCCCAAGGACTTCGTCCGCCTGCGCATGAGCGGTCGGCGCGCGACCGACGCCGCCGATGCCTCCGGGGTGCTGCTCTTGGACGTGGCTCGCCGACGTTGGTCGGACCAGTTGCTGGACGCCTTTCAGATTCCCGCCCACTGGTTGCCGGAAGTCTTCGAGGGACCGCAGGACACCGGCGGGATCAACGCCGCCGCAGCCGCCGAACTGGGACTGCCGGAGGGGACGCCGATCGCCGCCGGCGGGGGCGACAACTCGGCCGCCGCGATCGGAACCGGGATCGTGCGCGAAGGCATCGTCTCGGCCAGCATCGGGACCAGCGGAGTGGTTTTCGCCCATGCCGACCGACCGGTCGCCGACCCCGGCGGCAGGATCCACACGATGTGTCATTCGGTCCCGGACGCGTTTCACTACATGGGCGTGATACTTTCGGCCGGCATGTCGCTGCGCTGGCTGCGCGACCTGCTCCTCGATCCCGCCTCCGGGGCGAGGGTCGTCGGCGAGGGCGACCCCTACGACCTGCTGACCGCCGCCGCCGCGGACGCGCCGCCGGGTGCGGAGGGGCTGGTGTTTCTCCCGTACCTGACCGGGGAGCGCACGCCGCACCTGGACCCTGACGCGCGCGGCGCGCTGGTCGGGGTCACCCTGCGGCACTCGGTCGGGCACGTGGCCCGAGCGGTCATAGAAGGCGTCACCTTCGCCATGGCCGACTGCCTGCACCTGATTTCCGACCTGGGGGTCCGTGCCGATCGGGTGATCGCCACCGGCGGCGGGGCGCGGTCTGACTTCTGGGTTCAGACGATGGCCGACGTGTTCGGTCTGCCGGTGCAGCGGACCGCATCCGAGGAGGGGCCGGCCTTCGGCGCGGCGATCCTGGGGGCGGTCGCCGGCGGGGGCCACTCCGACGTTCAGACGGCCGTGGACGCGTGCGTCGGTTATTCCGAACTGTTCGAACCCGACACCGGCCGGGTGGAGAGCTACCGCGATTACTACGGAGTCTTCAGGGCGCTTTATCGCGACCATTTACGCGAGCCCTCGCACCAGCTTGCCGCCCTGGTCCGCGACGATGCCTGA
- a CDS encoding HAD family phosphatase: MVPDSSIAIAREPWVPTSIPRYMVALQISGCAHRKAAYRLFFALIILEFDLTSRDQTSSFSLSHAPLPPKLLALDVDGTLIASGGELSQRTIDAVRAAAAAGVRIVIATGRRWRTAQMVLEPLGAGDFLIQSSGAVVRDLDPDRRGRIVYRKYIPREVAVGVCRVALDLGLIPVWYDTPERTRQLYVFGQVAASPQLQIYSRPNPGAFVEKDSFAGLGPALEIVCFGEPDGLAELQRRIDGLPPGNARAMTWSSPRYRGSVLEVVHSGTSKGAALSWLCAKLGVAAEHVAAIGDDVNDIEMLRWSGTAIAVEGAGSAVVSEASHRIAGPAKHGVARLIEGWLEGPGPLLESTGPTADVAQR, encoded by the coding sequence ATGGTGCCGGATTCGTCGATCGCAATTGCCCGCGAACCCTGGGTGCCAACGTCAATCCCCAGATACATGGTCGCCCTTCAAATCTCCGGCTGCGCGCACCGCAAGGCGGCGTACCGGCTGTTCTTCGCCCTCATAATTTTGGAGTTTGACCTCACGTCCCGCGACCAGACATCGAGTTTTTCCCTGTCCCACGCCCCGCTGCCGCCCAAGTTGCTGGCGCTCGACGTCGACGGGACCCTGATCGCAAGTGGCGGCGAACTCAGCCAGCGGACCATCGACGCGGTGCGTGCGGCGGCGGCGGCCGGCGTCCGGATTGTCATCGCCACCGGCCGGCGCTGGCGCACGGCCCAGATGGTCCTGGAGCCCCTCGGGGCGGGGGACTTCCTGATCCAGAGCTCGGGGGCGGTCGTGCGGGACTTGGATCCGGACCGCCGTGGACGGATCGTATACCGCAAATACATCCCCAGAGAGGTGGCGGTTGGCGTTTGCCGGGTTGCCCTGGACCTGGGATTGATCCCGGTCTGGTACGACACTCCCGAACGGACCAGGCAGCTCTACGTATTCGGACAGGTCGCGGCCAGTCCGCAACTGCAGATCTACTCTCGCCCCAATCCGGGGGCGTTCGTCGAAAAGGACAGCTTCGCGGGGCTTGGGCCGGCTTTGGAGATCGTCTGCTTCGGCGAGCCGGACGGGCTGGCCGAACTGCAAAGGCGAATCGACGGGTTGCCGCCGGGCAACGCGCGGGCGATGACCTGGAGCAGCCCCCGGTACCGGGGATCGGTGCTGGAAGTGGTGCACTCGGGAACGTCCAAGGGCGCCGCCCTGAGTTGGCTCTGCGCGAAGTTGGGCGTGGCGGCAGAACACGTCGCGGCGATCGGGGATGACGTAAACGACATCGAAATGCTGCGCTGGTCCGGGACCGCGATCGCCGTCGAAGGCGCCGGATCGGCGGTCGTTAGCGAGGCATCGCACCGCATTGCCGGGCCCGCGAAGCACGGCGTCGCGAGACTGATTGAAGGATGGCTGGAAGGCCCTGGTCCGCTCCTAGAATCGACCGGCCCGACCGCCGACGTGGCTCAACGGTAG
- a CDS encoding quinone oxidoreductase, which translates to MRALMARTHGGPEVLEIADVAPPEPAEDQLLVRVELAGLNFSDIDHRRGERGTPVPMILGTEGSGRVVQTGGLAEGFAVGDRVVWWLPGTPSSCAELAAIPAARAILVPDGFDPKVAVALMLQGITAHALVFPIAGIEPGESVLVHSGAGGVGHLAVQLARLAGAKRIIATASPEKFGFLDELGVDCAIDYHSNDWDARVRAASDGGVDVVLDGIGNSTLPGSIASCRRRGRCILYGYKSGGHAGGLATAFDTGLLGRGTVFLTTGVSFLYVRDRAALTDRVGKLFDLYREGRLKVNIGGVYGLDEAAAAHRALEGGTSRGKLLVELA; encoded by the coding sequence ATGCGCGCATTGATGGCCAGGACTCATGGCGGACCAGAGGTTCTCGAAATCGCTGATGTGGCCCCTCCCGAGCCGGCCGAAGACCAACTGCTGGTCCGGGTCGAGCTGGCCGGCCTGAATTTTTCCGACATCGATCACCGGCGCGGCGAACGGGGTACCCCGGTGCCGATGATATTGGGCACTGAAGGAAGCGGCAGGGTGGTTCAAACCGGCGGACTCGCTGAGGGGTTTGCAGTTGGCGACCGGGTCGTCTGGTGGCTGCCCGGCACACCCAGCAGCTGCGCCGAACTGGCGGCGATACCGGCCGCGCGAGCGATCCTGGTCCCGGACGGTTTCGACCCCAAAGTCGCGGTGGCGCTGATGCTCCAGGGGATCACCGCCCACGCCCTGGTATTCCCAATCGCCGGCATCGAGCCTGGCGAATCGGTGCTGGTGCACTCGGGCGCCGGCGGGGTCGGGCATCTGGCCGTGCAGTTGGCGCGCCTGGCCGGCGCCAAAAGGATCATCGCCACCGCTTCGCCGGAAAAGTTTGGCTTCCTCGACGAACTAGGTGTTGATTGCGCCATCGACTATCACTCCAACGACTGGGACGCCCGGGTCCGAGCCGCCAGTGACGGCGGCGTCGATGTAGTCCTGGACGGAATCGGCAACTCGACGCTGCCCGGCTCGATTGCATCCTGCCGCCGCCGCGGCCGCTGCATCCTCTACGGATACAAATCGGGCGGGCACGCCGGCGGCCTGGCGACCGCCTTCGACACCGGATTGCTGGGCCGCGGCACGGTATTCCTTACGACCGGGGTCTCGTTCCTCTACGTCCGCGACCGGGCTGCGCTCACCGATCGCGTGGGCAAGTTGTTCGATCTCTACCGCGAAGGCCGGTTGAAAGTCAATATCGGCGGGGTTTACGGCCTGGATGAAGCCGCCGCCGCCCACCGCGCGCTGGAGGGTGGCACATCCCGCGGCAAACTCCTCGTGGAATTGGCGTGA
- a CDS encoding SDR family oxidoreductase: MTEKGWAVILGVSSGFGAAVARQLAGDGFSIFGFHLDRRSTMPKVDALKAEIAGLGVRAEFTNANAADAEVMEEAVAAMREVVGSRGLGSVRILLHSLAFGNLLPYFPDENDRSVSKRQLEMTFDVMAHSLIYWTRALIQSRLMARGGRVFAMTSAGSTRIWPHYGAVGPVKAALEAHVKRLAFECGPHGITVNAIRAGVTHTPALEKIRGYEELMQRSAALNPGGRLTTPEDVAEAISLLCDQRAHWITGNVIGVDGGEDLMG, translated from the coding sequence ATGACCGAAAAAGGCTGGGCCGTGATTCTGGGAGTCTCTTCGGGATTCGGCGCCGCGGTTGCGCGACAACTGGCCGGCGACGGGTTTTCCATCTTCGGATTCCACCTGGACCGCCGCTCCACCATGCCCAAGGTCGATGCCCTAAAAGCTGAAATAGCCGGACTGGGCGTGCGGGCGGAATTCACCAATGCAAATGCCGCCGACGCGGAAGTCATGGAAGAAGCGGTGGCCGCGATGCGCGAAGTGGTCGGGAGCCGGGGTTTGGGAAGCGTGCGCATTCTGCTGCATTCGCTGGCGTTCGGCAATCTCCTCCCCTACTTTCCCGACGAGAACGACCGGTCGGTGTCAAAGCGCCAGCTGGAGATGACGTTCGACGTGATGGCCCACAGCCTCATCTACTGGACCCGGGCACTGATCCAAAGCCGGCTGATGGCTCGGGGCGGGCGGGTATTTGCCATGACGTCGGCCGGGAGCACCCGAATCTGGCCGCATTACGGTGCGGTGGGGCCGGTCAAGGCGGCGCTGGAGGCGCACGTAAAGCGCCTCGCCTTCGAATGCGGCCCGCACGGGATCACCGTGAACGCCATTCGGGCCGGAGTCACCCACACCCCCGCGCTTGAGAAGATTCGCGGCTACGAGGAATTGATGCAGCGGTCGGCGGCCCTGAACCCCGGCGGTCGCCTGACGACTCCGGAGGACGTGGCCGAGGCAATCTCGCTGCTCTGCGATCAGCGCGCGCACTGGATCACCGGCAACGTGATCGGTGTTGACGGCGGCGAAGACCTTATGGGCTAG
- a CDS encoding bifunctional riboflavin kinase/FMN adenylyltransferase, whose product MTAIWAKTDPIPEGRELAISIGKFDGVHKGHRQLLGVLRDRARENRLESMAIALDPHPLAVLDPDSAPLGINSVDDRGELLARLGLDHVKLQEFNRDLAGLSADEFLGQLAAAGMRMLVAGANTRIGRRRAAGIPEIKDICARLDVAVRTVPIASNGQAFSTANLRARIGSGDLAGAGAISGRRHSLAARVESGAGRGTELGFPTANLTPDRKLQLPPDGVYAVSALLADENALRAGVANIGVRPTFGGDRRLLEVHLFDFDGRLEGRRMRVYLERFLRPETKFAGPRELVDQIRIDCREARAVDPGPACRYGPWLRPSP is encoded by the coding sequence ATGACCGCGATCTGGGCCAAGACCGACCCGATTCCAGAGGGCCGCGAACTGGCGATTTCGATCGGCAAATTCGATGGCGTTCACAAGGGCCACCGCCAATTGCTCGGCGTGCTGCGCGACCGGGCCCGCGAAAACCGGCTGGAGAGCATGGCGATCGCATTGGATCCGCATCCGCTCGCGGTGCTGGATCCCGATTCGGCTCCACTGGGAATCAATTCGGTCGACGACCGCGGCGAGCTGCTCGCCCGCCTTGGTTTAGATCACGTCAAACTGCAGGAATTCAACCGGGATCTGGCCGGTCTTTCGGCCGACGAATTCCTAGGCCAGCTGGCCGCGGCCGGCATGCGAATGCTGGTAGCCGGCGCCAACACCCGCATCGGTCGCCGGCGGGCGGCCGGAATTCCCGAGATCAAGGACATTTGCGCCCGGTTGGACGTAGCCGTACGGACGGTTCCCATCGCCAGCAACGGGCAAGCGTTCAGCACGGCGAACCTTCGCGCACGCATCGGGTCCGGCGACCTGGCCGGGGCCGGCGCCATCAGCGGCCGCCGGCACAGCCTGGCCGCGCGCGTAGAAAGCGGGGCTGGCCGAGGGACCGAACTTGGATTTCCGACTGCCAACCTGACCCCGGACCGGAAATTGCAGTTGCCGCCGGACGGCGTTTACGCCGTCTCGGCCCTGCTGGCGGACGAGAACGCGCTTCGGGCCGGTGTGGCCAACATCGGGGTGCGACCCACCTTCGGCGGTGACCGACGTTTACTCGAGGTGCACCTGTTTGATTTCGACGGCCGGCTGGAAGGTCGCCGAATGCGGGTTTATTTGGAGCGGTTCCTGCGACCCGAGACCAAGTTCGCCGGGCCCAGGGAACTAGTCGACCAGATTCGCATCGACTGCCGGGAAGCCCGCGCGGTTGACCCGGGCCCCGCTTGCCGGTACGGTCCCTGGCTGCGACCTAGCCCATAA
- the truB gene encoding tRNA pseudouridine(55) synthase TruB, translating into MVESAAVGSFVVPVYKPRGITSTHVVRSLKRAGGFARIGHGGTLDPLAEGVLPILVGPATRMTEHLHAGSKTYLAAVLFGATSATCDLGGEIVDSGSSIPAPWRVRDALRLFRGPISQTPPRYSAVRVGGRRAYSRARAGENVDVPARSVTIHRLRAIEFAYWDSREMASTGRLAGLGGRGRLVAALEVVCGTGTYIRALARDLGRSVGSGAVLVGLLRSRVGPFAAASAVPLAQAESLARAGQLADIGHSPDEVALHIPALLLGADSARGFVHGAFAPVAETAGPRRVYAADGRFLGIGEVAADNLLRPRRVLTPAAEIGQ; encoded by the coding sequence ATGGTTGAGTCGGCTGCGGTGGGGAGCTTCGTTGTTCCCGTGTACAAGCCGCGCGGGATTACGTCCACCCACGTCGTTCGCTCTCTCAAACGCGCCGGCGGTTTTGCGCGCATTGGGCACGGCGGGACCCTGGACCCGCTGGCTGAGGGCGTGCTGCCCATCCTGGTCGGCCCGGCCACCCGCATGACCGAGCACCTGCACGCCGGGTCGAAGACCTACCTGGCGGCGGTGCTGTTCGGCGCCACCAGCGCGACCTGCGACCTGGGCGGCGAGATAGTCGATTCGGGGTCGTCGATTCCGGCCCCGTGGCGTGTGCGCGATGCCCTGCGGCTGTTCCGCGGGCCCATCAGCCAGACTCCCCCGCGCTATTCGGCGGTCCGCGTCGGCGGTCGGCGCGCTTACAGCCGCGCACGGGCCGGGGAAAACGTGGACGTCCCGGCCCGATCGGTGACCATTCACCGGCTCAGGGCGATCGAATTCGCCTATTGGGATTCCCGCGAAATGGCATCAACGGGGCGGTTGGCGGGACTCGGCGGCCGCGGCAGGCTGGTCGCCGCGCTGGAGGTCGTGTGCGGGACAGGGACCTACATACGTGCCCTGGCGCGCGATCTGGGCCGTTCGGTAGGCAGCGGCGCCGTGCTGGTCGGACTCCTCAGATCACGGGTCGGACCGTTTGCCGCCGCGTCGGCGGTCCCGCTGGCGCAGGCCGAATCGCTGGCCCGCGCGGGCCAGCTTGCCGATATCGGTCATTCCCCGGACGAGGTCGCCCTTCACATTCCGGCATTGCTGCTGGGCGCAGATTCGGCGCGGGGGTTCGTCCACGGTGCATTCGCGCCGGTCGCCGAGACGGCGGGACCTCGCCGGGTCTACGCGGCGGATGGCCGATTCCTGGGGATCGGCGAGGTGGCGGCAGATAACCTCCTGCGCCCGAGAAGGGTGTTGACGCCCGCCGCGGAAATCGGGCAATGA
- the rbfA gene encoding 30S ribosome-binding factor RbfA: MSYRPQKIAAQLARELGQILAHEVSDPRLQQLIITRVTVSGDLKHARVLYGAPGSMADGQRLQATVSNAAGFLRHRVGQVMRIKLVPMLDFRPDRGYWEGMDTVELLAQLESDSEPGDG; encoded by the coding sequence ATGTCTTACCGACCGCAGAAAATTGCCGCCCAACTGGCTCGCGAATTGGGCCAGATTCTGGCCCACGAAGTCAGCGACCCCCGTTTGCAGCAGTTGATCATTACCAGAGTGACGGTTTCCGGGGACCTGAAGCACGCGCGGGTGCTCTACGGTGCGCCGGGTTCCATGGCCGACGGGCAGCGCCTGCAGGCTACCGTGAGCAACGCGGCCGGATTCCTGCGTCACCGGGTCGGCCAGGTCATGCGCATAAAGCTGGTTCCGATGCTGGACTTTCGACCGGACCGCGGCTACTGGGAGGGAATGGACACCGTCGAACTGCTGGCCCAGCTTGAATCCGATTCCGAACCGGGAGATGGTTGA